One genomic window of Spiroplasma endosymbiont of Diplazon laetatorius includes the following:
- the xseB gene encoding exodeoxyribonuclease VII small subunit gives MSAKKFNELLDEIKNISNKLNDSSTSMEDSIELFKKGTEMIKEAKEQLTNLEGEVKKVLDNNETTNF, from the coding sequence ATGAGCGCAAAAAAATTTAATGAACTGTTAGACGAAATAAAAAACATTTCAAATAAATTAAATGATTCATCAACTTCAATGGAAGATTCAATTGAATTATTTAAAAAAGGAACAGAAATGATTAAAGAAGCAAAAGAACAATTAACTAATCTTGAAGGAGAAGTTAAAAAAGTTCTTGACAATAACGAAACAACAAACTTTTAA